One window from the genome of Spirosoma rhododendri encodes:
- a CDS encoding glycosyltransferase family 4 protein yields the protein MLDSRPFTAVSAPPDWLIPLDTAERVLTVGPDHINYRGGIGSVMNVYARHFATYKCITTHRVMGKGQLILFFLRQYLRFIQTLLRDPAIDIVHIQASSHGSFYRKLVLFLTARYAFRKRTIYHMHGSRFVEFYEQSGPLSQRLIRFLVERADIVIVLSEYWRDYFNRQFRVRRLEILSNIIHQRDLSAGFPTRPAGKLPVRLLFLGAIGQRKGIFDLLDGIQQYRDSFEGRLLLYVGGNGDTKRLESYIAQHRLESIVRFEGWVSGIRKHELLSTCDVFILPSYNEGLPLSILEAMNYHLPIIATPVGGTAEVVHDGVNGFLVTPGDKKTLCQRLMRFIDDPDLVNQMGDESARLIAGYQPEVVLPRLNQLYNDLLTKKPD from the coding sequence ATGCTCGACTCCCGGCCTTTTACTGCTGTATCCGCCCCTCCCGACTGGCTCATTCCCCTCGATACGGCCGAGCGGGTGCTGACGGTGGGCCCCGATCACATCAATTACCGGGGTGGTATCGGTAGCGTCATGAACGTCTACGCCCGGCATTTTGCCACCTACAAGTGCATCACGACCCACCGGGTGATGGGCAAGGGCCAGCTGATCCTGTTTTTTCTGCGGCAGTACCTGCGCTTCATTCAAACGCTGCTGCGCGACCCGGCCATCGACATCGTGCATATTCAGGCCTCGTCGCACGGCAGTTTTTACCGGAAGCTTGTCCTGTTTCTAACGGCCCGCTACGCCTTCCGCAAACGCACCATCTACCACATGCACGGCTCTCGCTTCGTGGAGTTTTACGAGCAGAGCGGTCCGCTCAGTCAGCGGCTGATCCGGTTTCTGGTCGAGCGGGCAGATATTGTGATTGTGCTGTCGGAATATTGGCGCGATTACTTCAACCGGCAGTTTCGGGTGCGTCGGCTGGAAATTCTTAGCAACATCATCCATCAGCGCGACCTGTCGGCGGGTTTCCCGACCCGGCCCGCCGGAAAACTGCCTGTCCGGCTGTTGTTTCTGGGGGCGATCGGGCAGCGCAAGGGCATTTTCGATCTGCTCGACGGCATCCAACAGTATCGCGACTCGTTTGAGGGGCGGCTGCTGCTGTATGTGGGTGGCAACGGCGACACCAAACGACTCGAAAGCTACATCGCGCAGCACCGGTTGGAGTCAATCGTGCGGTTTGAGGGCTGGGTGTCGGGTATCCGCAAACACGAACTCCTCAGCACCTGCGACGTCTTTATCCTGCCGTCGTATAACGAAGGGCTACCCCTCTCAATTCTGGAAGCCATGAACTATCACCTGCCCATTATCGCGACACCCGTCGGCGGTACGGCCGAGGTGGTCCACGACGGCGTCAACGGTTTTCTGGTAACGCCCGGTGACAAAAAAACACTTTGCCAGCGGCTGATGCGCTTCATCGACGACCCCGACCTGGTCAATCAGATGGGCGATGAATCGGCCCGGCTCATCGCCGGTTACCAGCCCGAAGTCGTACTACCCCGCCTTAATCAACTGTATAATGACTTGCTGACGAAAAAACCAGATTAG
- a CDS encoding GumC family protein gives MSNQNSYTYTSYQLYEAENSPNMRLVLMRYVRQWKWFLGSLLLAGVGAYAYLQFQTPIYKTQTSLLIKDDKKGLSEESILKEIDILSPKKVIENEMEILKSYALMNKVVGSMGLDVQYFRPTSTGNREIYNTAPFRLIVEKANPSIYDTKLEVLAVGPNRVRINDELYATNQSIKTAFGQLRVFASKPLKVATDPIVVQVLPRAVAVDEYLKNLTVEPSSKASTVLQMTLLDAVPRKGEALLDNLIGEYNRAAIVDKNVVASNTLNFIDDRLRLIAGELTTVEKGVESFKSSEGITDLSSQAQLFLETVKDNDTQLNQASLQLSSINGIESYVESKSNSRGAAPAMLGLNDPVLIGLVGKLSELELQRDQLARTTATNNPILQSLDSQIRATKTSLSENIAGIKQGLQNTQNKLRQTNRRLESQIRTIPGKERALVNITRQQSIKNNLYTYLLEKREETALSYASTVADSRTIDPPRTGRKPVKPVESTVFILFGLLGLLLPVGVIAAGDALNDRVSRRSDVETASQVPIIGEVAATRNVDPLVMVSGKRSVIAEQIRALRTNLQFLRSHPTDSQVILFTSSIGGEGKSFMSLNLGASLALVDRPTVILEMDLRKPKLHSVLKMGNSVGISNYLIQEATLDDIIQEIPGFPNYHIITSGPIPPNPSELLSSPMLEQLLTELRARYAYVIVDSPPIGLVTDAQLIAPHADATMFMVRQEHTPKSYLKMIDVLYRENRFHRLNLVLNAVGAGTSYQYGYGYGGYYEEADKPDKRPTRTIR, from the coding sequence ATGTCGAATCAGAACTCGTACACCTACACTTCGTACCAACTGTACGAAGCGGAAAACAGCCCGAACATGCGGCTGGTACTGATGCGCTATGTGCGACAGTGGAAATGGTTTTTAGGCTCGCTGCTGCTGGCGGGCGTCGGGGCGTATGCGTACCTGCAATTCCAGACGCCGATCTACAAAACGCAGACCAGCCTGCTTATCAAAGACGATAAGAAAGGGTTGAGCGAAGAGAGCATCCTGAAAGAAATTGACATTCTCTCGCCCAAGAAGGTGATCGAGAACGAGATGGAGATCCTGAAGTCGTATGCCCTGATGAACAAAGTCGTGGGTAGCATGGGGCTCGACGTGCAGTATTTCCGCCCCACCAGTACCGGCAACCGCGAAATCTACAACACCGCGCCCTTTCGGCTGATCGTGGAAAAGGCCAACCCGTCTATCTACGACACCAAACTGGAAGTGCTGGCGGTAGGCCCCAATCGTGTCCGTATCAACGACGAGCTGTATGCCACCAACCAAAGCATCAAAACGGCATTTGGGCAGCTGCGTGTTTTCGCCAGCAAGCCGCTTAAAGTCGCTACCGACCCTATCGTGGTGCAGGTGCTGCCCCGCGCCGTGGCGGTTGATGAGTACCTGAAAAACCTGACCGTTGAACCCAGCAGCAAAGCCTCGACGGTATTGCAGATGACGTTGCTCGACGCGGTACCCCGCAAAGGCGAAGCCCTGCTCGACAACCTGATCGGTGAATACAACCGGGCCGCTATTGTCGACAAAAATGTGGTAGCCTCCAACACGCTGAACTTCATCGACGACCGGCTTCGGCTGATCGCGGGAGAACTGACAACGGTGGAAAAAGGCGTCGAATCGTTTAAATCGTCGGAGGGCATTACCGACCTGAGTTCGCAGGCGCAGCTGTTTCTGGAAACGGTTAAGGACAACGACACGCAACTGAATCAGGCTTCGCTACAGCTCAGCTCGATCAACGGCATTGAGTCGTACGTTGAGAGCAAGAGCAACAGCCGGGGAGCGGCACCGGCCATGCTCGGCCTGAACGACCCCGTCCTGATCGGGCTGGTGGGCAAGCTCAGTGAACTCGAACTCCAGCGCGATCAGCTGGCCCGGACAACGGCCACCAACAACCCGATCCTGCAAAGCCTCGACTCGCAGATTCGGGCCACCAAAACCAGTCTGTCGGAAAACATTGCCGGTATCAAGCAGGGCCTGCAAAACACGCAGAACAAACTCCGGCAGACCAACCGGCGGCTGGAAAGCCAGATCAGAACCATCCCCGGTAAGGAGCGGGCGCTGGTCAACATCACCCGGCAGCAGTCGATCAAAAACAACCTGTATACCTACCTGCTCGAAAAGCGGGAGGAAACGGCCCTGTCGTATGCATCGACGGTAGCCGACAGCCGCACCATCGACCCGCCCCGCACGGGCCGCAAGCCGGTAAAACCCGTTGAAAGTACCGTGTTTATTTTGTTCGGCCTGCTGGGCCTGCTGCTGCCGGTGGGCGTCATTGCCGCCGGGGATGCGCTCAACGACCGGGTAAGCCGCCGGTCGGACGTCGAAACCGCATCGCAGGTACCCATCATCGGCGAAGTGGCAGCTACGCGTAACGTCGATCCGCTGGTCATGGTGTCGGGGAAGCGGTCGGTAATTGCCGAGCAGATTCGCGCTCTGCGGACCAACCTGCAATTTCTGCGCAGCCACCCCACCGACAGTCAGGTGATTCTGTTCACGTCGAGCATTGGCGGAGAGGGCAAGTCATTCATGTCGCTCAACCTGGGCGCGAGCCTCGCGCTGGTCGACCGCCCGACGGTGATTCTGGAGATGGACCTGCGTAAGCCCAAGCTGCACTCAGTGTTGAAGATGGGGAACTCGGTCGGCATCAGCAACTACCTGATTCAGGAAGCTACGCTGGACGATATCATTCAGGAGATTCCGGGCTTCCCGAACTACCACATCATTACCAGCGGGCCGATTCCGCCCAACCCGTCGGAACTGCTCAGCAGCCCGATGCTGGAGCAGCTGCTGACCGAACTGCGGGCGCGGTATGCCTACGTCATCGTCGATTCGCCCCCAATCGGGCTGGTCACCGACGCGCAACTTATCGCTCCCCATGCCGACGCCACCATGTTTATGGTGCGCCAGGAGCACACCCCCAAGTCATACCTGAAAATGATCGATGTACTGTACCGCGAAAACCGGTTCCATCGCCTGAATCTGGTTCTCAACGCGGTGGGTGCGGGAACATCGTACCAGTACGGTTACGGTTACGGCGGCTATTACGAAGAAGCGGATAAGCCCGACAAACGCCCAACCCGGACTATTCGCTGA
- a CDS encoding glycosyltransferase family 4 protein has protein sequence MHIVHCLFTLRTGGAQILTLNLLNELVDGHDVSLIVVNDQYMSSLLVGLDHRVQVYFLERQEGSRNPLPILRLNWLLHQLKPDIVHCHERKMVQLLKTSRAKTVYTVHDVRIPADTFASYDALVAISEAVADDVRQRTDLPIRVIHNGVPIQRFSRRTQYSLGPDEPIRIVQTGRLMHEKKGQHILLEALSLLVHQHGETRLQLDFIGEGDSLTYLNELTRSLRLDSYVRFRGHRDWTWLQANLSTYHLLVQPSIYEGFGLTVVEGLAAGLPVLVSDAGGPAEIVRSLAGGLLFTTEDAGSCVDALLRLIRAYRTQTVTDLVGVPALTNDGAYSIRAMANQYVDLYQQLLTNRTAPPAEALDPSTYFSPA, from the coding sequence ATGCATATCGTTCACTGTCTGTTCACCCTGCGCACGGGCGGAGCGCAGATCCTGACGCTTAACCTACTCAACGAACTGGTCGACGGGCACGATGTGTCGCTGATTGTTGTCAACGATCAGTACATGTCGTCGCTGCTGGTCGGGCTCGATCACCGCGTACAGGTTTATTTTCTCGAACGGCAGGAAGGAAGCCGTAACCCCCTGCCTATCCTGCGGCTCAACTGGCTGCTGCATCAGCTCAAACCAGACATCGTCCACTGCCATGAGCGCAAGATGGTTCAGCTGCTGAAAACCAGCCGGGCCAAAACGGTTTATACTGTCCACGACGTCCGTATTCCGGCCGACACTTTCGCCAGCTACGACGCGCTGGTCGCCATTTCCGAGGCCGTTGCCGACGACGTCCGTCAGCGTACCGACCTGCCCATCCGGGTTATTCACAATGGTGTGCCGATTCAGCGGTTCAGCCGCCGGACGCAGTACAGCCTGGGCCCCGATGAGCCGATCCGCATTGTGCAGACGGGGCGACTGATGCACGAAAAGAAAGGCCAGCATATCCTGCTCGAAGCCCTGTCGCTGCTGGTACATCAGCACGGCGAAACGCGGCTGCAACTCGACTTCATCGGCGAAGGCGACTCCCTGACCTATCTCAACGAACTGACCCGCTCGCTGCGGCTCGACAGCTACGTGCGTTTCCGGGGCCATCGCGACTGGACATGGCTACAGGCTAACCTCTCGACGTATCATCTGCTGGTTCAACCATCAATCTATGAAGGGTTTGGCCTGACTGTTGTTGAGGGGCTTGCAGCGGGGTTGCCCGTGCTGGTGTCCGACGCGGGCGGACCGGCCGAGATTGTCCGGTCGCTGGCGGGTGGGCTGCTCTTTACGACCGAAGATGCCGGTTCGTGCGTCGACGCGCTGCTGCGGCTGATCCGGGCGTACCGAACCCAAACCGTTACCGACCTGGTGGGTGTGCCAGCGCTGACCAACGATGGGGCGTACTCGATCCGGGCGATGGCCAACCAGTACGTCGATCTGTACCAGCAGCTGCTTACCAACCGAACGGCACCACCCGCTGAAGCCCTCGATCCGAGCACTTATTTTTCTCCGGCATGA
- a CDS encoding serine acetyltransferase — MKLVSFIFQDWSANTSNSKGRLLGVLFRLANFGAGSAVARLLLTPYQLLYRLLVEWTLGVELPYNTVVGPGLRIYHGQALVVHKHVRIGRNCILRQSTTIGNAGRGNDCPIIGNNVDIGSNVCIIGPVHIGDNVVIGAGSVVTKSIPTGCTVVGNPARILRRHPAHTDLISSFSPAP; from the coding sequence ATGAAGCTTGTTTCATTTATTTTTCAGGATTGGTCGGCCAACACCAGCAACTCGAAGGGGCGCCTGTTGGGGGTACTGTTCCGGCTGGCCAACTTCGGGGCGGGTAGCGCCGTAGCCCGGTTGCTGCTAACCCCCTACCAGCTGCTGTACCGCCTGCTGGTCGAGTGGACGCTGGGCGTCGAACTGCCTTACAACACAGTAGTCGGCCCCGGCCTGCGCATCTACCACGGGCAGGCGTTGGTCGTACATAAGCACGTCCGCATCGGCCGCAACTGCATTCTCCGGCAATCGACCACGATCGGCAATGCAGGCCGGGGCAACGACTGTCCGATCATCGGCAACAACGTCGACATCGGTTCCAACGTCTGCATCATCGGCCCGGTACACATCGGCGATAATGTTGTGATTGGCGCGGGAAGTGTTGTGACAAAATCGATCCCGACGGGCTGCACGGTCGTGGGCAACCCCGCCCGGATTCTGCGCCGTCATCCGGCCCATACCGACCTCATTTCCTCGTTTAGCCCCGCGCCTTAG
- a CDS encoding O-antigen ligase family protein → MKHQQQRSFLFLLFLTALLAQFGRWQGQINEEQAAESGSNSQFLLLYVPLLLGTVYVSGLMGYLKVFRPFKGVFISFLLVLTGVGLFRGDVGAGINNMASITLTYSIILGLTMLGFSLPFRRTMALLVLFIAFIFLPLTTYIHLTKVGPLVLFPDRLQENNLRLGGLLYYAHTAMLLGIGALFALEQLIVSRSKSVRLYYGLIFLTLNVFLLLTDCRSSWGGVGLSYSLLIFLHLSRASRWKFGTLVGLLVVGFYVNEGWQTIHANRDYHTSDDMLFRMAIWGFAVEGIGEQPLTGYGTENYFAHNQKAMATDDRLRDPHSATLSLALQSGLVAVVLFYWLYGKIIRHYNRFGAGNSRPMLAVGLFWLLAPFLWGTVYNGAAGFIQILFPLTFFLSLLHPGCYESRPEPRRQPIQPQPLTTIPLSYERLPA, encoded by the coding sequence ATGAAACACCAGCAACAACGTAGCTTCCTGTTTCTGCTGTTCCTGACCGCCCTGCTGGCTCAGTTTGGCAGGTGGCAGGGGCAGATCAACGAAGAGCAGGCCGCCGAAAGCGGATCGAACTCGCAGTTTCTGCTTTTGTACGTACCACTACTGCTCGGTACCGTTTATGTCAGTGGCCTGATGGGCTATCTAAAGGTTTTCCGACCGTTTAAGGGCGTGTTTATCAGCTTTCTGCTGGTCCTGACGGGGGTGGGCCTGTTTCGGGGTGACGTGGGCGCGGGCATCAACAATATGGCGTCGATCACGCTGACGTACAGCATTATCCTGGGCCTGACGATGCTGGGCTTTTCACTGCCCTTCCGGCGGACAATGGCGCTGCTCGTGCTGTTTATTGCGTTTATTTTCCTGCCCCTCACTACCTACATTCACCTGACCAAAGTAGGGCCGCTGGTACTGTTTCCCGACCGGCTTCAGGAAAACAACCTCCGGCTGGGCGGGCTTCTCTACTACGCCCACACGGCCATGCTGCTGGGTATAGGTGCCCTGTTTGCGCTGGAGCAACTGATCGTCAGCCGGTCGAAAAGTGTGCGGCTGTACTACGGACTTATCTTCCTGACGCTGAACGTATTTCTGCTGCTGACCGACTGCCGGAGTTCGTGGGGCGGGGTGGGGCTCTCCTACTCACTCCTGATTTTTCTGCACCTGTCGCGGGCGAGCCGCTGGAAGTTCGGTACGCTGGTGGGGCTGCTGGTGGTTGGCTTTTACGTCAACGAGGGCTGGCAGACGATCCACGCTAACCGCGACTACCACACCAGCGATGATATGCTGTTTCGCATGGCGATCTGGGGGTTTGCGGTCGAAGGTATCGGCGAGCAGCCACTGACGGGCTACGGCACGGAAAACTACTTTGCCCACAACCAGAAAGCCATGGCAACCGACGACCGACTGCGCGACCCTCACTCGGCGACGCTTTCCCTCGCCTTGCAGAGTGGCTTAGTGGCCGTGGTGCTGTTTTACTGGCTGTACGGCAAAATAATCCGCCATTACAACCGGTTCGGGGCGGGCAACAGCCGGCCAATGCTGGCAGTGGGCCTGTTCTGGCTACTCGCTCCCTTCCTGTGGGGTACGGTCTACAACGGGGCGGCCGGATTTATCCAGATACTGTTTCCGCTCACCTTCTTTCTGAGCCTGCTCCACCCCGGCTGTTACGAGTCCCGGCCCGAACCGCGCCGTCAACCCATTCAGCCACAACCCCTAACCACCATTCCGCTGTCGTATGAGCGCCTGCCTGCCTAA
- a CDS encoding acyltransferase, with amino-acid sequence MGYARTILRRLGLSNAQIDTFYPMRTMKLRGWLYRFRLGRCGWGTTIDRYVTVLGGKSVQVGEYSAINAYTHIWGHNGVRIGNRVMIASHTAITSLTHDYTRPDMRFAPAIGGPIVIEDDVWIGSHVVIVPGVTIGRGAVVGAGAVVRDDVPPFAIVAGVPARIVRYRPESAYPISNHPYETPATT; translated from the coding sequence ATGGGCTACGCACGTACTATCCTCCGTCGGCTGGGGCTTTCCAACGCACAGATCGACACTTTTTACCCGATGCGGACGATGAAATTGCGCGGGTGGCTCTACCGCTTTCGACTGGGCCGCTGCGGCTGGGGCACCACCATAGACCGGTACGTGACCGTGTTGGGCGGCAAGTCAGTGCAGGTTGGTGAATACTCCGCCATCAATGCGTACACCCACATCTGGGGGCACAATGGTGTTCGGATCGGCAACCGGGTGATGATTGCCTCCCACACGGCCATCACCTCGCTGACCCACGATTATACCCGCCCGGATATGCGCTTTGCACCGGCCATTGGCGGCCCCATCGTGATCGAAGACGACGTCTGGATCGGGTCGCACGTGGTCATCGTGCCCGGTGTAACCATCGGCCGGGGCGCGGTGGTCGGTGCCGGAGCCGTCGTGCGCGACGATGTACCACCTTTCGCTATCGTCGCGGGCGTACCCGCCCGAATCGTCCGCTACCGCCCCGAATCCGCTTACCCCATTAGCAACCATCCTTATGAAACACCAGCAACAACGTAG
- a CDS encoding lipopolysaccharide biosynthesis protein, whose protein sequence is MKLTYKNSLSGIGQLVLTGLLTFVSIPVFIRVLGEEAYGAFSIVTLAGNLNLLANLGLNTSLLRLLSEQGKTRESDHDIVVTLGLLLSILLPLSALAISQEEHILTQWLGLSGGLYERVATLYKLVIAANLVLMLGQTFTTVLDAQEQIYRTNGYQFVYSVLYWGGLITVVSLGYDLTMIGGVILLAALIWFGLVLVAARRSWGSLDLTGLRGNVHRLVRKQLAFSLNLYAAGLLNMLFEPMTKILVSRLIGVREVGYLEIAYRVRAQLWTLATKAIYPIYPRIARQIDTRQISRLVSGYQTSMLVLLVPFLGLFALVMPDLMPLWIPGVNQLVVVATIAICTAHTVGSLALPFYYYLLSQHHVRKTVWLQLTNVIVNGLVILATYNTLGFYGIILANVLAILGSLTLSLLYQHRYLGWLRIPADGRQWPVWLGIGFVAGLLLVALLQVHVPQIRIGLAIGGALLIYLLLLVRLRHRFKAWLS, encoded by the coding sequence ATGAAGCTGACCTACAAAAATTCGCTGAGTGGGATCGGACAGCTGGTACTGACAGGACTGCTCACCTTCGTCAGCATTCCCGTATTCATCCGGGTGCTGGGCGAAGAAGCCTACGGTGCGTTTTCCATCGTCACGCTGGCGGGCAACCTTAATCTGCTGGCCAATCTGGGGCTGAATACGTCGCTGCTGCGATTGCTATCGGAGCAGGGGAAAACGCGCGAGTCGGACCACGACATCGTTGTGACGCTGGGTCTGTTGCTGAGCATCCTGCTGCCGCTGAGCGCACTGGCCATCAGTCAGGAAGAACATATCCTGACGCAGTGGCTGGGGTTGTCGGGCGGGCTGTACGAGCGGGTCGCTACGCTTTATAAGCTGGTCATTGCGGCCAATCTGGTCCTGATGCTGGGGCAGACATTCACGACGGTGCTCGACGCGCAGGAGCAGATTTACCGTACCAACGGCTACCAGTTTGTTTACAGCGTACTCTACTGGGGTGGCCTGATTACGGTTGTCAGCCTGGGGTACGACCTGACGATGATTGGTGGGGTGATTCTGCTGGCAGCCCTGATCTGGTTTGGCCTCGTGCTGGTAGCCGCCCGCCGTTCGTGGGGGTCGCTCGACCTGACCGGGCTGCGGGGCAACGTGCATCGGCTGGTCAGGAAACAGCTGGCGTTCAGCCTGAATCTGTACGCGGCCGGGCTGCTTAACATGCTGTTTGAGCCGATGACAAAAATTTTGGTGTCGCGGCTGATCGGCGTGCGGGAAGTGGGTTATCTGGAAATTGCCTACCGGGTCAGGGCGCAGCTCTGGACACTGGCGACCAAAGCTATTTACCCCATCTATCCGCGCATCGCCCGGCAGATCGACACCCGGCAGATCAGCCGCCTGGTGAGTGGTTACCAGACCAGTATGCTGGTGCTGCTGGTTCCGTTTCTCGGTTTGTTTGCGCTGGTTATGCCCGACCTGATGCCCCTCTGGATTCCGGGGGTAAACCAACTGGTTGTCGTAGCCACAATCGCCATCTGCACAGCTCACACGGTTGGTTCGCTGGCGCTCCCGTTCTACTACTACCTGCTCAGTCAGCACCACGTACGTAAAACCGTCTGGCTCCAGCTGACCAATGTGATCGTCAATGGACTGGTTATTCTGGCGACATACAACACGCTGGGTTTCTACGGCATCATCCTGGCCAACGTGCTGGCGATTCTGGGGTCGCTCACGCTGAGTCTGCTGTATCAGCACCGGTACCTGGGCTGGCTGCGCATACCCGCCGATGGGCGGCAGTGGCCGGTCTGGCTGGGCATTGGTTTCGTTGCCGGGCTATTGCTCGTCGCGCTGTTGCAGGTGCACGTGCCGCAGATCCGTATCGGGCTGGCTATCGGCGGAGCCCTGCTGATTTACCTGCTGCTGCTGGTCCGGCTACGCCACCGCTTCAAAGCCTGGCTCAGCTAA
- a CDS encoding glycosyltransferase family 2 protein, translated as MSACLPKVSIVTPSYNQGAFIGATIESVLAQTYPNIEYILIDGGSTDETMAVVAQYRDRIDIVVHERDRGQSDAINKGFRLATGELVGWLNSDDLLYPDCVARIVQLYQQHPDGTIFYGAANDWIDADGQVTGHRFLPIPDRAFLLNQCTDIVQQGSFYATRQVREVGYLDDTIHYCMDLDLWLRLLTKGPIYYDNGPAMAAFRRWEASKTSTGGRRFLRDIRQTLRRNGAGPYAPTVLRTHYGSLREALRYTPLYRLLTGLRPLLNQRHAYRSLSVHPAHGRSADPDA; from the coding sequence ATGAGCGCCTGCCTGCCTAAAGTCTCGATCGTCACCCCTTCCTACAATCAGGGTGCTTTTATCGGCGCGACGATTGAATCGGTGCTGGCGCAGACATACCCCAACATCGAATACATCCTGATCGACGGCGGATCGACGGATGAAACGATGGCGGTGGTGGCGCAGTACCGCGACCGCATCGACATCGTCGTGCATGAGCGCGACCGGGGGCAGTCAGACGCTATCAACAAAGGATTCCGGCTGGCAACGGGCGAACTGGTAGGGTGGCTCAACTCCGACGATCTGCTTTATCCCGATTGTGTCGCGCGCATCGTACAGCTATATCAGCAGCATCCCGATGGCACGATTTTTTACGGGGCTGCCAATGACTGGATCGATGCCGACGGGCAGGTCACGGGGCACCGCTTTCTGCCCATTCCCGACCGGGCGTTTCTGCTCAATCAGTGCACCGACATCGTACAGCAGGGTTCGTTCTACGCAACCCGGCAGGTGCGCGAGGTGGGCTATCTGGACGATACCATTCACTATTGCATGGACCTCGACCTGTGGCTGCGGCTGCTGACGAAGGGCCCGATCTACTACGACAATGGCCCGGCCATGGCGGCCTTCCGGCGGTGGGAAGCCTCAAAAACCAGTACGGGTGGTCGCCGGTTTCTGCGCGATATCCGACAGACGCTCCGGCGGAACGGGGCGGGGCCGTATGCCCCAACGGTACTGCGGACCCACTACGGATCCCTGCGTGAAGCACTTCGCTATACTCCTCTTTATCGCTTGTTAACCGGGCTGCGCCCACTACTCAACCAACGCCATGCATATCGTTCACTGTCTGTTCACCCTGCGCACGGGCGGAGCGCAGATCCTGACGCTTAA
- a CDS encoding sugar transferase, with protein MRRFVIALTPRFMMDISFPSFTDAPYSQPPVRVPMPDRTAWAKRTFDIVVSFLLLLAILSWLMPLVSLLVRLTSPGPALFMQLRMGRGGIPFRCLKFRTMTYTRNAEFRQAVRNDSRVTKLGAFLRRTSLDEMPQLINVLLGQMSLVGPRPHPLRLDAQHWHTMPGYIDRYAIRPGLTGLAQSRGCRGETAQLIQMQHRVRYDLLYIRKQSFRLDIQICIWTVLNMIGGDDKAW; from the coding sequence ATGCGTCGATTCGTAATTGCCCTAACTCCCCGCTTTATGATGGACATCTCATTTCCTTCTTTTACTGATGCCCCTTACAGTCAGCCACCCGTCCGTGTGCCAATGCCTGACCGGACGGCCTGGGCCAAACGTACATTCGACATTGTTGTGTCGTTCCTGCTGCTACTGGCGATTCTTAGCTGGCTGATGCCCCTGGTTAGCCTGCTGGTCAGACTGACGTCGCCGGGGCCAGCGCTGTTTATGCAACTACGAATGGGCCGGGGCGGAATTCCGTTTCGCTGCCTGAAATTCCGGACGATGACCTACACCAGGAACGCCGAGTTCCGGCAGGCCGTACGCAACGATTCACGGGTGACGAAACTGGGCGCGTTTCTGCGCCGGACCAGCCTGGATGAAATGCCCCAGCTTATCAACGTCCTGCTGGGGCAGATGAGTCTGGTTGGCCCCCGCCCCCACCCGCTCCGGCTCGACGCCCAGCACTGGCACACGATGCCGGGTTACATCGACCGCTATGCCATCCGGCCCGGCCTGACGGGGCTGGCCCAGTCGCGGGGGTGCCGGGGCGAAACGGCTCAACTGATTCAGATGCAGCACCGGGTCCGGTACGACCTGCTCTACATCCGCAAGCAGTCGTTCCGGCTCGACATACAGATCTGCATCTGGACGGTGCTCAACATGATCGGGGGCGACGATAAAGCCTGGTAG